Proteins encoded within one genomic window of Halocatena marina:
- a CDS encoding polysaccharide deacetylase family protein, giving the protein MQPPSTRRKFIATLGAAGTMSLAGCSSIMGGDSSSPGTSTATNGTGTSAGSQTKSSGTENNKNTDKKSNEDKKAPGTSVDDFEGDVGSRWGISFGRFKVAKQDSFQGKQSLALEPKKNAKQPVAKIFKSFYPKALDLSKHDLSLAVKVNKPKDIKISAEVIAPAKSSMLTATRYIPLELDGWVRFDLGYTGVKGQPAMDSVSQVNIQIGPLTDQNDFQVLIDDLRKIPKPKKGKVMFQFDDAHISAYNKAYPILKENGWPGAVGIIPDAINSEDRMTDQMMKEMGKASWDMMGHAGQLLPNLKEQEQRRVLQNVKRYLDVKGFKKGARHFVAPNSRVNSTTLSLIDELYETGYLFGACPNNAQHPSNPSFISRVQGPSVRGARRAVDVAEKTNQLVVISYHIIGDGGTPENQFREVVDHVKKKDVDVITPSQLIDSKNW; this is encoded by the coding sequence ATGCAGCCCCCATCGACTCGTCGTAAATTTATCGCAACGCTCGGAGCCGCCGGAACGATGTCGCTCGCCGGGTGCTCATCAATCATGGGCGGCGACAGCTCGTCTCCCGGCACTTCGACAGCAACGAACGGTACTGGCACCAGTGCTGGTTCCCAAACTAAATCATCAGGTACTGAAAACAATAAGAATACAGATAAAAAATCAAACGAAGACAAGAAGGCCCCCGGAACATCGGTCGACGACTTCGAAGGCGATGTCGGTTCTCGCTGGGGCATCAGCTTCGGCAGGTTCAAAGTAGCGAAACAAGACTCATTTCAAGGAAAGCAGTCACTCGCTCTGGAACCGAAGAAGAACGCAAAACAGCCTGTCGCCAAGATCTTCAAGTCGTTTTATCCGAAGGCACTCGATCTCAGCAAACACGATCTCTCGCTCGCGGTGAAGGTGAACAAACCGAAGGATATCAAGATCTCTGCAGAAGTCATCGCCCCCGCGAAAAGCTCTATGCTCACGGCGACTCGCTACATTCCGCTCGAACTGGACGGGTGGGTTCGCTTCGATCTTGGGTACACGGGTGTCAAAGGACAACCCGCTATGGACAGCGTCTCGCAGGTGAATATTCAAATCGGGCCGCTGACTGATCAGAATGACTTTCAGGTGCTGATCGACGATCTCCGCAAGATTCCCAAACCCAAAAAGGGTAAGGTGATGTTCCAGTTCGACGACGCTCACATCTCTGCTTACAATAAAGCCTATCCGATTCTGAAAGAGAATGGATGGCCCGGTGCGGTCGGAATCATCCCCGATGCCATCAATTCAGAAGATCGGATGACTGATCAAATGATGAAAGAGATGGGCAAAGCGAGCTGGGACATGATGGGCCATGCAGGTCAGCTCCTCCCGAATCTGAAAGAACAGGAGCAGCGCCGAGTTCTTCAGAACGTCAAACGATACCTTGACGTGAAGGGGTTCAAGAAAGGTGCACGCCACTTTGTCGCCCCGAATAGTCGTGTGAACTCGACGACACTCTCTCTCATCGACGAACTCTATGAGACGGGCTATCTGTTCGGCGCCTGCCCCAACAACGCACAGCACCCGAGCAACCCGAGTTTCATCTCACGTGTGCAGGGTCCATCCGTCCGAGGTGCTCGGCGAGCAGTTGATGTTGCCGAGAAGACCAACCAGCTAGTCGTTATCTCCTATCACATTATTGGTGATGGTGGCACACCAGAGAATCAGTTCAGAGAGGTCGTTGACCACGTCAAAAAGAAAGATGTGGACGTTATCACACCGTCTCAACTCATCGATAGCAAGAATTGGTAA
- a CDS encoding adenosylcobalamin-dependent ribonucleoside-diphosphate reductase: protein MSQPEHSADEITLPIKRTEEELLEDRMTDNAYQNILPARYLRKDATGSLVESQDDLFERVAKNIALAEAVFEAERRDVAVTVRPEQLKPDHPRRDELASEVFGAGTSVDDDREATLSVHTVNKFAFETVVPDLPDEIRDHVEQVATEFQALMEHLSFIPNSPTIMNAGDELQQLSACFVMSPDDDLTNIHETAKNAAEVFQSGGGCGYAFWQLRPYGDPVGSTGGIASGPITFMRTYDQLCETIAQGGTRRGAQMGVMRVSHPDVIEFIHSKNKDVSLAHCLRLNDPDDYTYTSFGDALEEARGLIDDDGRVPKHLRNAVEGHLSNFNISVGVTDGFMEALYAGEEFTFTNPRTGDPHIATAETKEMYGRYDLEDHIEIGEPLTIPAEIIWERIIEGAHENGEPGVIYLERVNKEHSFDVEEHPDHEILATNPCGEQPLEEYEACNLGHINLSTLAAFDAPDWRVWSGEHEDEYDSREDAIEAYLEEAIDMEAFDRRIELGTRFLENVVTMSDFPVREIEQKVRDMRKIGLGIMGLAQLYIQLGIRYGSDVGNEVARQIMVHINHQSKWASHELALERGNFNDWSDSKYAAPTEYREWFEHQTGLSADEWDEGFSVRNHNTVTIAPTGTTSMLGNTTGGCEPIYNVAYYKNVSDDVQGDEMLVEFDDYFLRVLEANDIDVKVVKDEAKEQMAKNEFDGVASLSTVPDAISELFVVTSDITAKEHAAVQCACQHGVDSSISKTVNAPNDSTMEDAREVFEYIYNHGGKGVTYYRDGTRSKQVLTTRAENADFTDESEAATAIVERIHEVFGDVESFLGNEAVQADLEMDIENVVKGRTGGAYARERPRPDVLYGVTQRIDTGYGKMYVNINEDEHNEPFELFATIGNSGGFTASFTEGLAKTISYALRSGVDPYEIAEDLQGIRSPKVAWDKGEQINSIPDAIGVAMRRYLDDEINRPYPQQQNLTEVAEVDVDVERDDAPEIEDSDGDNEDTDEEADAQSLIDAGESPECPDCGSMTLYFSEGCKTCESCGWSEC from the coding sequence ATGAGCCAGCCAGAGCACTCTGCGGACGAGATTACCCTTCCAATCAAACGAACCGAAGAAGAGTTGCTCGAAGACCGGATGACCGACAATGCGTATCAAAATATTCTCCCCGCCCGTTACCTGCGCAAGGACGCCACCGGGTCCCTTGTCGAATCCCAGGACGACCTGTTCGAGCGGGTTGCAAAGAACATCGCTCTCGCCGAAGCAGTGTTCGAAGCAGAGCGGCGTGATGTTGCGGTCACCGTCCGCCCTGAGCAACTGAAACCAGATCATCCACGCCGCGACGAACTTGCTAGTGAGGTGTTTGGAGCAGGGACCTCTGTGGACGATGACAGAGAGGCCACACTCTCGGTCCACACTGTCAACAAGTTCGCCTTCGAAACTGTCGTCCCCGACCTTCCCGATGAAATTCGTGACCACGTCGAACAGGTCGCCACAGAGTTTCAGGCGTTAATGGAGCACCTCTCGTTCATTCCGAACTCTCCGACAATAATGAACGCTGGCGACGAACTCCAGCAGTTGTCGGCTTGTTTCGTTATGTCTCCGGATGATGATTTGACGAATATCCACGAAACAGCGAAAAATGCTGCAGAGGTCTTCCAGAGCGGCGGTGGGTGCGGATACGCTTTCTGGCAGCTTCGGCCCTACGGCGACCCGGTCGGTTCAACTGGTGGAATCGCATCCGGCCCGATCACGTTCATGCGAACGTACGATCAGCTCTGTGAGACGATCGCCCAAGGGGGAACTCGACGCGGCGCGCAGATGGGTGTCATGCGCGTCTCTCACCCGGACGTGATCGAGTTCATTCACTCGAAAAACAAGGACGTCTCCTTGGCTCACTGTCTTCGCCTGAACGATCCGGACGACTACACATACACTTCCTTTGGCGATGCTCTCGAAGAGGCACGCGGTCTCATCGATGACGATGGCCGTGTTCCAAAGCATCTCCGCAACGCTGTCGAAGGGCACCTTTCGAACTTCAATATTTCTGTCGGCGTTACCGACGGCTTCATGGAGGCACTGTACGCGGGTGAGGAGTTCACGTTCACCAATCCACGCACAGGTGATCCACACATCGCTACCGCCGAGACGAAGGAAATGTACGGCCGGTACGATCTCGAAGATCACATTGAAATCGGAGAACCACTCACGATTCCCGCCGAGATTATCTGGGAGCGTATCATCGAAGGAGCACACGAGAACGGTGAACCGGGCGTGATCTATCTCGAACGGGTGAACAAGGAACACTCGTTCGATGTCGAGGAACACCCTGATCATGAAATTCTGGCAACAAACCCCTGCGGTGAACAACCGTTGGAGGAGTACGAGGCCTGTAACCTCGGACACATCAATCTCTCTACCCTTGCTGCGTTCGATGCGCCCGATTGGCGGGTGTGGTCCGGCGAACACGAAGACGAATACGACTCCCGAGAGGATGCAATCGAGGCCTACCTCGAAGAAGCCATCGACATGGAAGCGTTCGACCGCCGCATCGAACTCGGGACGCGTTTCCTCGAAAACGTCGTCACGATGTCTGACTTCCCGGTTCGAGAAATCGAACAGAAGGTCCGGGACATGCGAAAGATCGGTCTCGGGATCATGGGTCTGGCACAGCTGTACATCCAGCTTGGTATCCGCTACGGTTCTGACGTGGGCAACGAGGTAGCCCGCCAGATCATGGTGCATATCAACCACCAGTCGAAGTGGGCCTCACACGAACTCGCGCTCGAACGAGGAAACTTCAACGACTGGTCGGACTCGAAGTACGCCGCTCCAACTGAGTACCGCGAATGGTTCGAGCACCAAACGGGACTCTCTGCGGATGAGTGGGACGAGGGCTTCTCGGTCAGAAACCACAACACAGTGACGATTGCACCGACAGGCACCACTTCGATGCTCGGAAACACGACGGGTGGCTGTGAGCCGATCTACAACGTCGCCTACTACAAGAACGTCTCCGACGACGTGCAGGGCGATGAGATGCTCGTCGAGTTCGACGATTACTTCCTCCGGGTGCTGGAGGCGAACGATATCGACGTCAAAGTCGTCAAGGACGAAGCGAAAGAGCAGATGGCGAAAAACGAATTTGATGGAGTCGCTTCGCTCTCGACAGTTCCAGATGCCATCAGTGAACTGTTCGTCGTCACGTCCGATATAACAGCAAAAGAGCACGCTGCTGTCCAGTGTGCCTGTCAACACGGTGTTGATTCCTCCATTTCAAAGACGGTCAACGCGCCGAACGACTCCACAATGGAGGACGCAAGGGAGGTATTCGAGTACATCTACAACCATGGCGGGAAAGGAGTCACGTATTACCGCGATGGAACGCGCTCGAAGCAGGTGCTGACGACTCGCGCCGAGAACGCCGACTTCACCGACGAAAGCGAGGCGGCAACAGCCATCGTCGAACGGATACATGAGGTGTTCGGTGACGTTGAGTCGTTCCTCGGAAACGAAGCAGTCCAAGCCGACCTCGAAATGGATATCGAGAACGTGGTGAAAGGCCGGACTGGCGGTGCGTACGCACGAGAGCGACCACGTCCAGACGTGCTGTACGGCGTAACACAGCGCATTGATACTGGCTACGGGAAGATGTACGTCAATATCAACGAGGACGAGCACAACGAGCCATTCGAACTCTTTGCGACGATCGGGAACTCTGGTGGCTTCACAGCTTCGTTCACTGAAGGGTTGGCAAAAACCATCAGCTACGCGCTGCGTTCCGGCGTCGATCCATACGAAATCGCCGAAGATCTTCAGGGTATCCGGAGTCCGAAGGTCGCGTGGGATAAGGGCGAACAGATCAACTCCATCCCTGATGCGATCGGTGTCGCAATGCGACGGTATCTCGATGATGAGATCAACAGACCGTATCCACAACAACAGAACCTCACCGAGGTCGCAGAAGTCGATGTGGATGTCGAAAGGGATGACGCGCCAGAAATTGAGGACAGTGACGGCGATAATGAGGACACCGACGAGGAAGCGGATGCGCAATCACTCATCGACGCCGGAGAAAGCCCAGAATGTCCAGACTGTGGGTCAATGACGCTGTACTTCAGCGAAGGCTGCAAGACCTGCGAAAGCTGTGGCTGGTCCGAGTGTTGA
- a CDS encoding isoaspartyl peptidase/L-asparaginase — protein sequence MHVIAHGGAGGSVDEPNERQAVLDTAVSAGRREETPVDAVIETVRQLESSPRFNAGVGGAIQSDGIVRTDAGLMTDDREAGAACSMPGVEHACEVARVVMESTPHVLIAGERAVALADDFGIETGCDLQSERTRQRWADLDTLETDTPRAQLEWIQDKFGGADTVGAVASDGDQIATCTSTGGRWCALAGRVGDVPQIGSGFYCTHAGGASATGAGEDIARVTLSRRAVDHLELGRDPQDAADLALEEFEELTGGLAGIIVMNRDGITGSAFNTEAMQTSKTE from the coding sequence ATGCACGTTATCGCCCATGGTGGAGCTGGTGGCTCTGTGGACGAACCGAACGAGCGACAAGCCGTCCTCGATACAGCTGTCTCCGCTGGTAGACGAGAAGAAACGCCAGTAGATGCCGTCATCGAGACGGTTCGGCAACTGGAGTCGTCCCCACGATTCAACGCTGGCGTCGGTGGTGCGATCCAATCCGATGGCATCGTGCGGACCGACGCCGGATTGATGACCGACGATCGGGAAGCGGGTGCGGCCTGCTCGATGCCCGGCGTCGAACACGCGTGTGAAGTCGCACGCGTTGTTATGGAGTCGACCCCGCATGTTCTCATCGCGGGCGAGCGTGCCGTCGCGCTCGCGGACGATTTCGGTATCGAGACCGGATGTGATCTCCAGAGCGAACGCACCCGGCAACGATGGGCCGATCTCGACACGCTCGAAACCGATACTCCCCGTGCCCAACTGGAGTGGATACAAGACAAGTTCGGCGGAGCGGACACCGTCGGCGCGGTTGCCTCCGACGGTGATCAGATCGCAACCTGCACTTCGACTGGAGGGCGTTGGTGTGCGCTCGCAGGCCGTGTGGGTGACGTTCCACAGATTGGTTCTGGGTTCTACTGCACACACGCGGGCGGAGCAAGCGCAACCGGTGCGGGCGAAGATATCGCTCGCGTGACGCTCTCACGACGTGCTGTCGATCATCTCGAACTCGGGCGTGATCCACAGGATGCAGCCGATCTTGCCCTTGAGGAATTCGAAGAGCTCACTGGAGGACTCGCCGGTATCATCGTCATGAACCGCGATGGCATTACTGGTAGCGCGTTCAACACAGAAGCAATGCAGACGAGCAAGACTGAGTGA
- the map gene encoding type II methionyl aminopeptidase produces MSDANLTTEKYEKHREAGRILAEVRDATTERVEVGASHLDVAEWAENKIRELGGEPAFPVNISIDHEAAHATPSIDDDSTFGEEMINLDIGVHIDGWLADTAITVDLSGNPELKEAPEEALDAALETIEPGVHTGMIGAEIEDVIDGYGFNPVVNLTGHGLGHWKQHVPPNIPNRAVDSGVELEVGDVVAVEPFATDGSGKVNEGASEEIFGLDRERSVRNRQARQALDQITESYKTLPFATRWLDVNRAEMALRRLKQANVVHGYPVLQEEEGTLVSQKEHTVIVTSDGCEVTTQSID; encoded by the coding sequence ATGAGCGACGCCAATCTCACGACCGAAAAATACGAGAAACACCGCGAGGCAGGCCGCATTCTCGCAGAGGTACGCGATGCAACCACAGAGCGTGTCGAAGTTGGAGCGAGCCACCTCGACGTAGCCGAGTGGGCAGAGAACAAAATACGGGAGCTGGGAGGAGAGCCGGCGTTTCCTGTCAACATCAGTATCGACCACGAGGCAGCGCACGCAACCCCATCGATCGACGACGACAGCACGTTCGGCGAAGAGATGATTAACCTCGACATTGGGGTTCACATTGATGGCTGGCTTGCTGACACCGCGATCACTGTCGATCTCTCTGGTAATCCGGAACTGAAAGAAGCACCCGAGGAAGCACTCGATGCGGCGCTCGAAACGATCGAACCTGGCGTGCACACCGGAATGATCGGTGCTGAAATCGAGGACGTAATCGATGGATACGGCTTCAACCCGGTCGTAAACCTCACTGGCCACGGACTCGGTCATTGGAAACAACACGTCCCACCGAACATCCCTAACCGGGCTGTTGACTCTGGTGTTGAACTTGAAGTCGGCGATGTTGTCGCTGTTGAGCCGTTCGCCACCGACGGCAGCGGAAAAGTCAATGAAGGAGCGTCCGAGGAGATTTTCGGACTCGACCGCGAGCGCTCGGTGCGAAACCGACAGGCGAGACAAGCACTCGATCAGATCACAGAGTCCTACAAAACGCTCCCGTTTGCCACCCGCTGGCTCGATGTAAACCGTGCAGAAATGGCGCTCCGACGACTCAAGCAGGCGAACGTCGTCCACGGATATCCTGTTCTTCAAGAGGAGGAAGGAACGCTCGTCAGCCAGAAGGAACACACGGTTATCGTTACCAGCGATGGTTGTGAAGTAACGACACAGTCAATTGATTAA
- a CDS encoding histidine kinase, with amino-acid sequence MSSDIHTEAQVSSDISTRGWEAGAVGGLVGGVLMGAMIWMMKSAILNGAIPGLYGFEGGTIGWVAHLFHSVVLGLLFVVIVQLPMLSQYSDTVWTSAALGIVYGAALWVVAAGFVMPFWLQSVGFAQAPPFPNLALPGSLVPHIVYGGLLGAVYPLLDSSG; translated from the coding sequence ATGAGTTCAGACATTCACACAGAAGCACAGGTTTCGAGTGATATCAGCACCCGCGGCTGGGAAGCTGGCGCTGTTGGTGGTCTCGTCGGTGGCGTTCTCATGGGTGCGATGATTTGGATGATGAAGAGCGCGATTCTCAATGGTGCAATTCCTGGTCTCTACGGATTCGAAGGTGGTACTATCGGATGGGTAGCGCACTTGTTTCATAGTGTCGTCCTCGGTCTTCTCTTCGTGGTGATCGTTCAGCTACCGATGCTATCGCAATACTCCGATACCGTGTGGACAAGTGCCGCTCTTGGCATCGTGTACGGAGCTGCACTCTGGGTCGTTGCCGCTGGATTCGTGATGCCATTCTGGTTACAGTCTGTCGGGTTCGCGCAAGCACCTCCGTTCCCGAACTTGGCGTTGCCGGGGAGTCTTGTTCCCCACATCGTATACGGTGGGCTCCTCGGGGCAGTGTACCCACTACTCGACAGTTCAGGGTAA